Proteins encoded by one window of Kribbella flavida DSM 17836:
- a CDS encoding ABC transporter permease, which translates to MLYFVARRLVSALSVVLVTLIATFTLFFVAPTDPAAAICGERNCTAERYNEIKESLHLDRPKVQQFAEYTAGIFVGRTFEASGSTRECAAPCLGYSFKNDQPVTEMLKTRLPVTVSLVAGYAVLVLTIGVFVGSMAAKRRGSLGDRALMSSTLILSSVPYYIVALMISLYFTILYPILPRGGYTPLTDNPAKWFMGFLTPWLVLGLYFCTSYARYSRGSMVETLSEDYIRTARAKGLSDRKVTYKHALRSGLIPVITIFGLDVAGSLAGAIFTERIFDLPGIGNLVLSSLQNYDLPVIMGTVLIASGVLVTMNFLVDIAYSVVDPRVRLA; encoded by the coding sequence GTGCTCTACTTCGTGGCGCGCCGCCTGGTCAGCGCGCTCAGTGTCGTGCTGGTCACGCTGATCGCGACCTTCACCCTGTTCTTCGTCGCCCCGACAGATCCGGCGGCGGCGATCTGCGGTGAGCGCAACTGCACCGCGGAGCGCTACAACGAGATCAAGGAGAGCCTGCACCTGGACCGCCCCAAGGTGCAGCAGTTCGCGGAGTACACCGCGGGCATCTTCGTCGGACGGACCTTCGAGGCGTCCGGCTCGACTCGGGAATGCGCCGCGCCGTGCCTGGGATACTCCTTCAAGAACGACCAGCCCGTCACCGAGATGCTGAAGACCCGGCTGCCGGTGACGGTGTCGCTGGTCGCCGGCTACGCGGTGCTGGTCCTCACCATCGGTGTCTTCGTGGGCTCGATGGCCGCGAAGCGACGGGGCAGCCTGGGCGACCGGGCACTGATGAGCAGCACCCTGATCCTCAGCTCGGTGCCGTACTACATCGTCGCGCTGATGATCTCGCTGTACTTCACGATCCTGTACCCGATCCTGCCCCGCGGCGGCTACACACCGCTGACGGACAACCCGGCCAAGTGGTTCATGGGCTTCCTCACGCCATGGCTGGTGCTGGGCCTGTACTTCTGCACGTCGTACGCGCGCTACTCCCGCGGTTCGATGGTGGAGACGCTCAGCGAGGACTACATCCGCACCGCGCGCGCCAAAGGCCTGTCGGACCGCAAGGTGACCTACAAGCACGCGTTGCGCTCCGGCCTGATCCCGGTGATCACGATCTTCGGTCTGGACGTCGCCGGCAGCCTGGCCGGCGCCATCTTCACCGAGCGCATCTTCGACCTTCCCGGCATCGGTAACCTGGTGCTGTCCAGCCTGCAGAACTACGATCTGCCGGTCATCATGGGCACCGTGCTGATCGCCTCGGGGGTCCTGGTCACGATGAACTTCCTCGTCGACATCGCCTACAGCGTCGTCGACCCGAGGGTGAGGCTGGCGTGA
- a CDS encoding ABC transporter permease gives MSIGSPDSTVGVEDHPASAEPVRDATVAHGKSPTRIAMDRLRKDRVAMTCLGVVLFFILIAIFAPVLAKLEGGDVSTFQPDLVDEYGFPVIGMNSEHWFGVEPKTGRDNFARWVYGARPSLIVAFVATLVGTVVGVVMGLLAGFLGGWVDRIISWFIDFVLSLPYLLFAIAMVPIVESLRGGSFNLSPEEQASTRFFVLIFVLSFFGWAGLARIIRGEVLSLREREFVLAAKAIGVPTRQVLFKELLPNLVAPIVISASLALPAYVTAEAGLSFLGVGLIEPIPSWGQTIATATNWFKADPVYLWLPVIGITALVLALALLGDAVRDAFDPKTRR, from the coding sequence ATGAGCATCGGTTCACCCGACTCGACCGTAGGTGTCGAGGACCACCCGGCATCGGCGGAGCCGGTGCGCGACGCCACGGTGGCGCACGGGAAGTCCCCGACCCGGATCGCGATGGACCGGCTGCGCAAGGACCGCGTCGCGATGACCTGCCTGGGCGTCGTGCTGTTCTTCATCCTGATCGCGATCTTCGCGCCGGTGCTGGCCAAGCTGGAAGGCGGCGACGTCAGCACCTTCCAGCCCGACCTGGTCGACGAGTACGGCTTCCCGGTCATCGGCATGAACTCGGAGCACTGGTTCGGCGTCGAGCCCAAGACCGGCCGGGACAACTTCGCCCGCTGGGTGTACGGCGCCCGGCCGTCGCTGATCGTCGCGTTCGTCGCAACCTTGGTCGGCACCGTCGTCGGGGTCGTGATGGGCCTGCTGGCCGGCTTCCTCGGCGGCTGGGTCGACCGGATCATCTCCTGGTTCATCGACTTCGTGCTGAGCCTGCCGTACCTGCTCTTCGCGATCGCGATGGTGCCGATCGTCGAGTCGCTGCGCGGCGGTTCGTTCAACCTGAGCCCGGAGGAGCAGGCCTCGACCCGGTTCTTCGTGCTGATCTTCGTGCTGTCGTTCTTCGGCTGGGCGGGCCTGGCCCGGATCATCCGCGGCGAGGTGCTGTCCCTGCGGGAGCGCGAGTTCGTGCTGGCCGCGAAGGCGATCGGCGTGCCGACCCGCCAGGTGCTGTTCAAGGAACTGCTGCCGAACCTGGTCGCCCCGATCGTCATCTCGGCGTCGCTGGCCCTGCCGGCGTACGTCACCGCCGAGGCCGGACTGTCCTTCCTCGGCGTGGGTCTGATCGAGCCGATCCCCTCGTGGGGTCAGACGATCGCGACCGCGACCAACTGGTTCAAGGCGGACCCTGTCTACCTCTGGCTCCCCGTCATCGGCATCACCGCGCTGGTGCTCGCGCTCGCCCTGCTGGGCGACGCGGTGCGCGATGCCTTCGACCCCAAGACTCGCCGGTAG
- a CDS encoding ABC transporter ATP-binding protein — protein sequence MTTPPNEPGTPPQGKIPEKDGKQTMSGSEVAPEAKRGPSIATRERRDATLNPSGETPYLVVEDLTVKFPTADGVVSAVNGLSYAVPLGRTLAIVGESGSGKSVSSMAVMGLHDRKRTQITGSIRLGGDEIVGLPENELMKVRGDAVAMVFQDPQSSLHPLYTVGNQIAEAYRVHNDVSKDVAKKRALEMLDLVGIPNPIRRFKQYPHEFSGGMRQRAMIAMGLVNDPKLVIADEPTTALDVTVQAQILDLLNNLQKEFGSAIVLITHDLGVVAEMADDVLVMYAGRCVEYGTAADVLAQPRMPYTWGLLESIPTVSAATERLRPIKGLPPSLLNLPSGCSFNPRCPYKDRVKGERCVTDLPELLPVDGAGAHTSRCHLHDKASIYEAEVAPRLG from the coding sequence GTGACCACACCTCCCAACGAGCCCGGCACACCCCCGCAGGGCAAGATCCCGGAGAAGGACGGCAAGCAGACGATGAGCGGATCCGAGGTCGCGCCGGAGGCGAAGCGGGGCCCGTCGATCGCGACCCGCGAGCGACGCGACGCGACGCTGAACCCGAGCGGCGAGACGCCGTACCTGGTGGTCGAGGACCTGACGGTGAAGTTCCCGACCGCGGACGGCGTGGTCAGCGCGGTGAACGGACTGAGCTACGCCGTACCGCTGGGCCGCACGCTGGCCATCGTCGGCGAGTCCGGTTCCGGCAAGTCCGTGTCGAGCATGGCCGTGATGGGCCTGCACGACCGCAAGCGGACCCAGATCACCGGCTCGATCCGGCTCGGCGGCGACGAGATCGTCGGCCTGCCGGAGAACGAGCTGATGAAGGTCCGCGGCGACGCGGTCGCGATGGTGTTCCAGGACCCGCAGTCGTCGCTGCACCCGCTCTACACGGTCGGCAACCAGATCGCCGAGGCGTACCGGGTGCACAACGACGTGTCGAAGGACGTCGCCAAGAAGCGGGCGCTGGAGATGCTCGACCTGGTCGGCATCCCGAACCCGATCCGCCGGTTCAAGCAGTACCCGCACGAGTTCTCCGGCGGGATGCGGCAGCGCGCGATGATCGCGATGGGCCTGGTGAACGACCCGAAGCTGGTGATCGCCGACGAGCCGACCACCGCGCTGGACGTCACCGTGCAGGCGCAGATCCTCGACCTGCTGAACAACCTGCAGAAGGAGTTCGGCTCGGCGATCGTGCTGATCACGCACGACCTGGGCGTGGTGGCCGAGATGGCCGACGACGTGCTGGTGATGTACGCCGGCCGCTGTGTCGAGTACGGCACCGCGGCGGACGTGCTGGCCCAGCCGCGGATGCCCTACACCTGGGGTCTGCTCGAGTCGATCCCGACGGTGTCGGCGGCGACCGAGCGGCTGCGCCCGATCAAGGGCCTGCCGCCGAGCCTGCTGAACCTGCCCAGCGGCTGCTCCTTCAACCCCCGCTGTCCCTACAAGGACCGGGTGAAGGGCGAACGCTGCGTCACCGACCTGCCCGAGCTGCTGCCGGTCGACGGCGCCGGCGCCCACACGTCCCGTTGCCACCTGCACGACAAGGCCTCCATCTACGAGGCCGAGGTCGCACCGAGACTGGGCTGA
- a CDS encoding AfsR/SARP family transcriptional regulator, protein MEFRLLGPVQIWSAGQQVELKRRQERLLLAVLLLEPGKAVPAERLIELLWPEELPGSPKRALQVYMSRLRNVLAAGDSRLLSGPHGYAVETPRGRTDVELFAALVEQAKPLDDLEQRRKLLIDALALWRGPALADVASEDVRRRLCAGLDESRWAAQELRLTTELALGRHQDLLPELAELTEAQPTRESLTAARMLALYRSGRQTDALAVYADLVRHLSDELGVQPGSEVRDLQVAILRQDESLDYTAPTRGPRELPADIAVLVGRDALLHELAAVLRPQRRPSGLPAVVCLYGAAGTGKSAAAIRLGHELAGEYPDGQLFARLQDVDGEPVPPAVLLGRLLRSLGVDSVPDAVEERAALLRSTLAGKSVLTVFDDAADVGQLRPLLPADGRCAVVVTSRRPLLGLEDATHRELLPLGSATSAQLLAELSGRPAGELQPLVEYCVGLPLALRIVGARLSLIREDIADVVRTLADETRRLDYLVAGDRAVRASLDLTLRTASPTARRLFGCLALVTADEFSAWVAAPLLDLDESLAGTVLDELLSLGLVQLRRTAPATYGLHALVRARAVEELAGFSADDREMIELRYLQAVLRLLTIAEDQVGQNAYRGLEYDQGEGRPLPEADAAAAAGPAWLDVEAPVVLAAVRLAAGRPRLAAMLAMRLDDYLLVRDQREMRETALALAESATAGGDPMLEAEVLRRLFAAKAQGAAGMDELTALAGRARDVAARSGHPDMQALALGQVAYVTSSDTNYEAVVEVAEQILALADRCTDPAAVKLRALDWLSAGLAGLGRLPEAIAAKRRIRQLSTPGTRVHAIRLVLLALTLTRGEHQGAEHLDELAEIAVEARQIVDRIGDELGQAHVGLVEARLSMVRGDLAGANERLDAVAAMFAERPDAWGDVNLRITRAWVAIRGGRRNEGLRMLADGMEAVSPVDYPAAASVLREQLEVARRETSHSA, encoded by the coding sequence GTGGAATTTCGCCTGCTCGGTCCGGTACAGATCTGGTCCGCCGGGCAGCAGGTGGAGCTGAAGCGGCGGCAGGAGCGGCTGCTGCTCGCCGTACTGCTGCTGGAGCCGGGCAAAGCGGTGCCCGCGGAGCGTCTGATCGAGCTGCTCTGGCCGGAGGAACTTCCTGGCAGCCCGAAGCGCGCTCTTCAGGTCTACATGTCGCGCCTGAGGAACGTCCTGGCCGCCGGCGACAGCAGACTGCTGAGCGGACCGCACGGCTACGCCGTCGAAACTCCACGCGGTCGCACCGATGTCGAGCTGTTCGCCGCACTGGTTGAGCAAGCCAAACCGCTCGACGACCTGGAGCAGCGCCGCAAGCTCCTGATCGACGCCCTCGCACTGTGGCGGGGGCCTGCGCTGGCCGATGTGGCCTCCGAGGACGTACGCCGACGCCTGTGTGCGGGCCTCGACGAGTCGCGCTGGGCGGCGCAGGAGCTTCGCCTGACCACCGAGCTGGCTCTCGGCCGCCATCAGGACCTGCTCCCCGAACTGGCCGAGCTGACCGAAGCTCAGCCCACTCGGGAGTCTTTGACGGCCGCCCGGATGCTCGCGCTCTACCGATCCGGACGCCAGACCGACGCGTTGGCCGTGTACGCCGACCTGGTGCGGCACCTGTCGGACGAGCTCGGCGTGCAACCCGGTAGCGAGGTGCGTGACCTGCAGGTGGCGATCCTGCGGCAGGACGAGTCGCTGGACTACACAGCGCCTACGCGGGGTCCTCGGGAGCTTCCGGCGGACATCGCCGTACTGGTCGGACGTGACGCTCTATTGCACGAGCTCGCAGCAGTACTTCGACCCCAGCGCCGCCCCAGCGGCCTCCCGGCTGTTGTCTGTCTCTATGGTGCCGCTGGGACCGGCAAGTCGGCGGCGGCGATCCGGCTCGGCCACGAGCTGGCGGGGGAGTACCCGGACGGTCAGCTCTTCGCCAGGCTCCAGGACGTCGACGGCGAACCGGTGCCGCCAGCTGTTCTGCTCGGGCGCCTCCTCCGCTCCCTGGGAGTGGACAGTGTGCCGGACGCAGTCGAGGAGCGAGCTGCGCTGCTGCGGAGCACGCTGGCCGGCAAGTCGGTCCTGACGGTGTTCGACGACGCCGCTGACGTGGGCCAGCTACGCCCGCTCCTCCCCGCGGACGGTCGATGCGCTGTCGTGGTCACCTCACGCCGGCCGCTCCTGGGACTGGAGGACGCGACTCACCGCGAACTCCTCCCGCTGGGCAGCGCGACCAGCGCGCAACTGCTCGCCGAACTGTCCGGTCGCCCGGCCGGCGAGCTGCAGCCGCTCGTCGAGTACTGCGTCGGCCTGCCACTGGCGCTCCGCATCGTCGGTGCGCGCCTGTCGCTGATCCGCGAGGACATCGCCGACGTCGTGCGGACACTCGCCGACGAGACCCGGCGGCTCGACTACCTGGTCGCCGGCGACCGCGCCGTCCGCGCCAGCCTCGACCTCACCCTGCGCACCGCGAGCCCGACAGCGCGCCGTCTCTTCGGCTGCCTGGCCCTCGTCACCGCCGACGAGTTCTCCGCCTGGGTCGCCGCCCCGCTGCTCGACCTCGACGAGTCGCTCGCCGGGACCGTGCTCGACGAACTGCTCTCCCTCGGCCTCGTCCAGCTCCGCCGTACCGCCCCGGCCACCTACGGCCTGCACGCCCTCGTCCGGGCCCGCGCCGTCGAGGAGCTCGCCGGGTTCAGTGCCGACGATCGCGAGATGATCGAGCTGCGCTATCTCCAGGCGGTTCTCCGGCTGCTCACGATCGCCGAGGACCAGGTCGGCCAGAACGCCTACCGGGGTCTGGAGTACGACCAAGGCGAGGGCAGGCCGTTGCCCGAAGCGGACGCGGCCGCGGCCGCCGGACCGGCGTGGCTCGACGTCGAAGCCCCGGTAGTACTCGCCGCCGTCCGGCTGGCCGCCGGGCGGCCGCGGCTCGCCGCGATGCTGGCCATGCGCCTCGACGACTATCTCCTGGTACGTGACCAGCGCGAGATGCGGGAGACGGCACTCGCACTGGCGGAGTCCGCGACGGCCGGCGGCGATCCGATGCTGGAAGCCGAGGTGCTGCGCCGGCTGTTCGCGGCCAAAGCTCAGGGAGCCGCTGGGATGGACGAGCTGACAGCCCTCGCTGGTCGCGCGCGCGACGTTGCAGCACGGAGTGGGCATCCGGACATGCAAGCGCTCGCGCTGGGCCAGGTTGCCTACGTGACGTCGTCCGACACGAACTACGAAGCTGTGGTTGAGGTGGCTGAGCAGATACTGGCGCTGGCAGACCGCTGCACGGACCCGGCAGCGGTGAAGCTGCGTGCACTGGACTGGCTCTCGGCGGGTCTGGCGGGCCTCGGCCGTTTGCCCGAGGCTATCGCGGCCAAGCGGCGGATCCGCCAGCTCAGTACGCCGGGCACGCGTGTGCATGCCATTCGACTCGTGCTGCTCGCCCTCACGCTGACCCGGGGCGAGCACCAAGGGGCCGAGCATCTCGACGAGCTCGCCGAGATCGCGGTGGAGGCGCGCCAGATCGTCGACCGGATCGGTGACGAACTAGGACAGGCTCATGTGGGCCTGGTCGAAGCACGGTTGAGCATGGTGCGCGGAGACCTCGCCGGTGCGAACGAACGACTGGACGCGGTGGCGGCGATGTTCGCTGAACGGCCGGATGCCTGGGGAGACGTCAACCTTCGCATCACCCGCGCCTGGGTCGCGATCCGCGGCGGGCGTCGCAACGAGGGGCTGCGCATGCTGGCCGATGGCATGGAGGCCGTCTCCCCGGTCGACTACCCGGCGGCTGCCTCGGTGCTCCGGGAGCAGCTGGAAGTGGCGCGACGGGAAACGAGTCACTCTGCGTGA
- a CDS encoding ABC transporter ATP-binding protein has translation MSKTVQDITPASGETPLLQVRDLKMHFPIKEAAGLGRTKKVVQAVDGVSFDLKPGASLGLVGESGCGKSTTGRMITRLLTPTAGQILFKGTDIARLKEKDLRPFRRELQIVFQDPYSSLNPRQTVSNIISTPLRVHNLVKKGKELDRVQELLERVGLNPEHHNRYPNEFSGGQRQRIGIARALAVEPEVIIADEPVSALDVSIQAQVMNLMEDLRRDLNIAFVFIAHDLGVVRHFCDTVAVMYLGKIVEQGPRDQIYGAPQHPYTQALLSAAPDLGTIRGVPPKERIRLVGDVPSPIDPPSGCRFRTRCWKAEEICATQEPLLEIKPRSVAGHTAACHFAEPKEDLVAVTA, from the coding sequence ATGAGCAAGACTGTGCAGGACATCACCCCGGCGTCGGGCGAGACCCCGCTGCTGCAGGTCCGCGACCTCAAGATGCACTTCCCGATCAAGGAGGCCGCCGGCCTGGGCCGGACCAAGAAGGTCGTGCAGGCCGTCGACGGGGTCAGCTTCGACCTCAAGCCCGGCGCCAGCCTCGGCCTGGTCGGCGAGTCCGGCTGCGGCAAGTCGACCACCGGCCGGATGATCACCCGGCTGCTGACCCCGACCGCGGGCCAGATCCTCTTCAAGGGCACCGACATCGCCCGGCTGAAGGAGAAGGACCTGCGGCCGTTCCGCCGCGAGCTGCAGATCGTCTTCCAGGACCCGTACAGCTCGCTGAACCCGCGGCAGACGGTCAGCAACATCATCAGTACGCCGCTGCGGGTGCACAACCTGGTGAAGAAGGGCAAGGAGCTCGACCGGGTCCAGGAACTGCTGGAGCGGGTCGGCCTGAACCCCGAGCACCACAACCGCTACCCGAACGAGTTCTCCGGCGGTCAGCGGCAGCGGATCGGCATCGCCCGGGCGCTCGCGGTCGAGCCCGAGGTGATCATCGCCGACGAGCCGGTGTCGGCGCTCGACGTGTCCATCCAGGCCCAGGTGATGAACCTGATGGAGGACCTGCGCCGCGACCTGAACATCGCCTTCGTCTTCATCGCGCACGACCTCGGCGTGGTCCGGCACTTCTGCGACACCGTGGCCGTGATGTACCTGGGCAAGATCGTCGAGCAGGGCCCGCGGGACCAGATCTACGGCGCCCCGCAGCACCCGTACACCCAGGCGCTGCTGTCGGCCGCCCCGGACCTCGGCACGATCCGCGGCGTACCGCCGAAGGAGCGGATCCGGCTGGTCGGTGACGTGCCGTCGCCGATCGACCCGCCGAGCGGCTGCCGGTTCCGGACCCGCTGCTGGAAGGCGGAGGAGATCTGCGCCACCCAGGAGCCGCTGCTCGAGATCAAGCCCCGCTCGGTGGCCGGCCACACCGCGGCCTGCCACTTCGCGGAGCCGAAGGAAGACCTCGTCGCCGTCACGGCCTGA
- a CDS encoding ABC transporter substrate-binding protein encodes MQWKRITAVAATVMLTVAACGSPSSNNNTGGSNTGDAGTAQEKATDPSVKGPAPEIEGAKKGGTITVLSDVTPDTFDPTNIYYTDGNQIGKLIYRALTQYKLDEKTGKPILVPDLAEDLGTKSADGLTWTFKLKQGIKYMDGTEVKAEDYAYAIKRSFAHDLYDAGPTYQLQFFKDGDKYKGPYAAGGDNYAGVETPDNSTLVIKLAKKFDDLPFYAAFPMFTPIPKAKDTKKNYEQKPMTTGPYQVESLTPGSQLVLSKNPNWDPNTDPVRYQYPDKFDFKFAQDTIKVQRQVLASSGPDANALNYSNLDVSLYPEVKDQSQIIKGGSPCTITWPLDTRKIPFEIRQLIAKAYPFDSWRKVAGLDPQSAIPASTILPPAVPGHEKYELPGLVGKGKGAEDEAVAAEVKAKLKELGKENFELSWYYSNDDKIATQVNQLRTQVFQKAGFKVKAIGVPKAKIRTLTGDQNAPVNVGKTPAGWCSDWPSGTSWFPVLFKSDAIALGNSIGQLQDKALDAEIDRIAAMDPNQQLKEWSKVDRTVLEKHLPLVPLYYAASAFPVGKNIGHAINDVTQGMPEFTSLYLKQP; translated from the coding sequence ATGCAGTGGAAGCGGATCACCGCTGTCGCGGCAACGGTCATGCTGACCGTAGCTGCGTGTGGCAGCCCGTCGTCGAACAACAACACCGGCGGGTCGAACACAGGCGACGCCGGCACGGCGCAGGAGAAGGCCACCGACCCGAGCGTCAAGGGCCCGGCGCCGGAGATCGAGGGCGCGAAGAAGGGCGGCACCATCACGGTGCTGTCCGACGTCACGCCGGACACCTTCGACCCGACCAACATCTACTACACCGACGGTAACCAGATCGGGAAGCTGATCTACCGGGCGCTCACCCAGTACAAGCTGGACGAGAAGACCGGTAAGCCGATCCTGGTTCCCGACCTTGCCGAGGACCTGGGCACCAAGTCGGCCGACGGCCTGACCTGGACGTTCAAGCTCAAGCAGGGCATCAAGTACATGGACGGCACCGAGGTCAAGGCCGAGGACTACGCCTACGCGATCAAGCGGTCCTTCGCGCACGACCTGTACGACGCCGGACCGACGTACCAGCTGCAGTTCTTCAAGGACGGCGACAAGTACAAGGGCCCGTACGCTGCCGGCGGCGACAACTACGCCGGCGTCGAGACCCCGGACAACAGCACGCTGGTCATCAAGCTGGCGAAGAAGTTCGACGACCTTCCGTTCTACGCGGCGTTCCCGATGTTCACGCCGATCCCGAAGGCCAAGGACACCAAGAAGAACTACGAGCAGAAGCCGATGACGACCGGCCCGTACCAGGTCGAGTCGCTGACGCCGGGCTCGCAGCTGGTGCTGAGCAAGAACCCGAACTGGGACCCGAACACCGACCCGGTGCGTTACCAGTACCCGGACAAGTTCGACTTCAAGTTCGCCCAGGACACCATCAAGGTGCAGCGTCAGGTGCTGGCCAGCTCCGGCCCGGACGCGAACGCGCTGAACTACAGCAACCTGGACGTCAGCCTCTACCCCGAGGTCAAGGACCAGAGCCAGATCATCAAGGGCGGCTCGCCCTGCACCATCACCTGGCCGCTGGACACCCGCAAGATCCCGTTCGAGATCCGTCAGCTGATCGCCAAGGCGTACCCGTTCGACTCGTGGCGCAAGGTCGCCGGTCTGGACCCGCAGTCGGCCATCCCCGCCTCGACCATCCTGCCGCCGGCCGTCCCGGGCCACGAGAAGTACGAGCTGCCGGGCCTGGTCGGTAAGGGCAAGGGCGCCGAGGACGAGGCCGTCGCCGCTGAGGTGAAGGCCAAGCTGAAGGAGCTCGGCAAGGAGAACTTCGAGCTCAGCTGGTACTACTCCAACGACGACAAGATCGCCACGCAGGTCAACCAGCTGCGCACCCAGGTCTTCCAGAAGGCCGGCTTCAAGGTCAAGGCCATCGGTGTCCCGAAGGCCAAGATCCGCACCCTCACCGGTGACCAGAACGCGCCGGTGAACGTCGGCAAGACCCCGGCCGGCTGGTGCTCCGACTGGCCGTCCGGTACCAGCTGGTTCCCGGTCCTGTTCAAGTCCGACGCGATCGCCCTGGGCAACAGCATCGGTCAGCTGCAGGACAAGGCCCTGGACGCCGAGATCGACCGGATCGCGGCGATGGACCCGAACCAGCAGCTCAAGGAATGGTCGAAGGTCGACCGGACGGTCCTGGAGAAGCACCTGCCGCTGGTCCCGCTGTACTACGCCGCCAGTGCGTTCCCGGTCGGCAAGAACATCGGTCACGCCATCAACGACGTGACCCAGGGCATGCCCGAGTTCACCTCGTTGTACCTCAAGCAGCCCTGA
- the dnaN gene encoding DNA polymerase III subunit beta — MEIVAEQQELAETIAWVARSLPHRPGAPVLRGVLLTATGDGTTIAGTDQAIANRAGLACSVDEPGTCLAPGRMLAEIVKLLPPGSLRLETVDNALVLTSGTATYALPLMPVEEFAPLPALPDEHSAEVEPEEFGTAVAQVAVSAGRDDVVPALSGINLAFAADQVELVSTDRYRLGIARVPLAAPVVGPFDVLVPAKPLQDLIRAYSNDPGPLRLSAGAGTGSGAGAGDATFGLRNAVRSTCLRVLSGPYLPYRRIIPDGSTTQLRTDRAALREVVKRLAVVAAGMTPIWFDLTGDDLRVHAGSPGDPTGAETLPAKRTGPPLTIAFTATLLADAISSFGTSQLCVAFAGARKPVLITGATADGAPAGDYRHVLTARLPPRT, encoded by the coding sequence GTGGAGATCGTTGCAGAGCAGCAAGAACTGGCCGAGACGATTGCCTGGGTCGCCAGGAGCCTCCCGCACCGACCGGGTGCGCCGGTACTGCGGGGTGTCCTGCTGACGGCGACCGGCGACGGTACGACGATCGCTGGCACCGACCAGGCCATCGCGAACCGGGCTGGGCTGGCGTGCAGCGTGGACGAGCCGGGGACGTGTCTGGCGCCGGGCCGGATGCTTGCGGAGATCGTGAAGCTGTTGCCGCCCGGGTCGTTGCGCCTGGAGACCGTCGACAACGCTTTGGTGCTGACCTCCGGTACGGCGACCTACGCGCTGCCGCTGATGCCGGTCGAGGAGTTCGCTCCGCTGCCGGCCCTGCCGGACGAGCACTCGGCCGAGGTCGAGCCGGAGGAGTTCGGCACCGCCGTCGCCCAGGTCGCGGTTTCCGCCGGCCGGGACGACGTCGTACCGGCGCTGTCCGGGATCAACCTGGCATTCGCGGCTGATCAGGTCGAACTGGTGAGCACCGACCGGTACCGCCTCGGTATCGCCCGGGTTCCGCTCGCCGCGCCCGTCGTCGGGCCCTTCGACGTACTGGTTCCGGCGAAGCCGCTGCAGGACCTGATCCGTGCCTATAGCAACGATCCCGGTCCGCTTCGGCTGTCGGCAGGCGCGGGTACCGGCTCGGGTGCGGGTGCGGGCGACGCCACCTTCGGGTTGCGCAACGCCGTCCGGTCCACCTGTCTGCGTGTGCTGTCCGGGCCGTACCTGCCCTACCGGCGGATCATCCCCGACGGCTCGACGACCCAACTCCGGACCGATCGGGCCGCGCTGCGCGAGGTCGTGAAGCGCCTGGCCGTCGTCGCCGCCGGCATGACGCCGATCTGGTTCGACCTCACCGGCGACGACCTGCGGGTCCACGCCGGCTCCCCGGGCGACCCCACCGGCGCGGAGACGCTGCCCGCCAAGCGGACCGGTCCCCCGCTGACGATCGCATTCACCGCCACCTTGCTCGCCGACGCGATCAGTTCCTTCGGGACGTCACAGCTGTGCGTCGCGTTCGCCGGCGCCCGCAAACCGGTCCTGATCACCGGCGCCACCGCCGACGGCGCACCGGCCGGCGACTACCGGCACGTGCTCACCGCCCGGCTGCCGCCCCGGACCTGA
- a CDS encoding low temperature requirement protein A: protein MLVASLLGLACAAALWWIYFDAAAHYGEQALAAEPAETRPKLARDAYTFLHFPMVAGIVLLALGLKKVLEYVGDTEHHDLGDPLKGVALYALFFGVALYLLGHVGFRWRTTHAVGASRLVTAGFCVVAAFALAKAPALVQLGVLTVLLAALVGFESIWYAQERDELRHRHTSPSS from the coding sequence ATCCTGGTCGCGTCGCTGCTCGGTCTGGCCTGCGCGGCAGCGCTGTGGTGGATCTACTTCGACGCCGCCGCCCACTACGGCGAGCAGGCGCTGGCCGCCGAACCGGCCGAAACCCGGCCGAAGCTCGCGCGCGACGCGTACACGTTCCTGCACTTCCCGATGGTGGCCGGGATCGTCCTGCTCGCGCTGGGACTGAAGAAGGTGCTGGAGTACGTCGGTGACACCGAGCACCACGATCTCGGCGACCCACTGAAGGGCGTCGCGCTGTACGCCTTGTTCTTCGGCGTCGCCCTGTACCTGCTCGGTCATGTCGGCTTCAGGTGGCGCACCACGCATGCGGTCGGCGCCAGCCGCCTGGTCACCGCCGGATTCTGTGTCGTCGCCGCGTTCGCGCTGGCCAAGGCTCCGGCGTTGGTACAGCTCGGCGTACTGACTGTGCTGCTGGCAGCGCTGGTGGGCTTCGAGTCGATCTGGTACGCGCAGGAGCGGGATGAACTCCGGCACCGGCACACCTCACCTTCGAGCTAG